A section of the Rhizomicrobium sp. genome encodes:
- a CDS encoding ATP-dependent DNA ligase, protein MEAHIADALPSDRGWQFEPKWDGFRCLAVRRGTTVSLQAKSGKALTRYFPEMVATLGALKADDFILDGELAVPLGKALSFDALQARLHPAQSRVRKLSVETPSVLILFDLLRLDGRSFLDRPLSERRTALEDFFESEAPAFSLRLSPFTRDIRVARRWLGRTGGSLDGVVAKRLDEPYRAGERAMLKVKCLRTADCVVGGFRYASGSRAVGSLLLGLYNGEGRLDHVGFTSGFAALDRKALTKTLEALRGGSGFTGDAPGGPSRWSTERSAEWVPLKPRLVAEVRYDHVTGCRFRHGTKFLRWRPDKARCSARSIRSSLRHARRN, encoded by the coding sequence ATGGAAGCACATATCGCCGACGCGTTGCCATCAGACCGCGGTTGGCAGTTCGAACCCAAATGGGATGGTTTTCGCTGTCTTGCCGTGCGGCGCGGAACGACGGTTTCGCTCCAGGCCAAGTCCGGCAAGGCGCTCACCCGCTACTTTCCGGAGATGGTCGCGACTCTGGGCGCGTTGAAAGCAGACGATTTCATTCTCGACGGCGAACTCGCCGTGCCTCTGGGCAAGGCGCTTTCGTTCGATGCCCTGCAAGCCCGCTTGCATCCGGCGCAAAGTCGCGTCCGCAAGCTTTCCGTCGAAACGCCATCCGTCCTTATTCTCTTCGACCTTCTGCGGCTCGACGGGCGATCTTTCCTGGACCGCCCGCTGTCCGAGCGCCGCACCGCGTTGGAGGACTTTTTCGAATCCGAGGCGCCGGCGTTCTCACTACGTCTTTCGCCCTTCACCCGTGATATCCGTGTCGCGCGGCGATGGCTGGGCCGGACCGGCGGGTCGCTCGACGGCGTAGTTGCCAAACGCCTCGACGAACCGTATCGCGCGGGTGAGCGCGCCATGCTCAAAGTGAAGTGTCTGCGCACCGCGGACTGCGTGGTGGGGGGCTTCCGCTATGCCAGCGGCAGCCGCGCGGTTGGTTCGCTTCTGCTCGGCCTCTATAATGGCGAAGGCAGGCTCGACCATGTCGGATTCACCTCCGGCTTCGCCGCGCTCGACCGCAAAGCGCTCACAAAGACGTTGGAGGCACTACGGGGCGGTTCCGGATTCACCGGCGACGCGCCGGGCGGCCCGTCGCGTTGGAGCACCGAACGGTCGGCCGAGTGGGTACCACTGAAGCCCAGGCTGGTGGCCGAGGTGCGCTACGATCACGTCACCGGCTGTCGCTTTCGGCACGGTACGAAGTTCCTACGCTGGCGGCCGGACAAAGCCCGGTGCAGTGCACGTTCGATCAGATCGAGCCTCCGGCACGCCCGGCGAAACTGA
- a CDS encoding nicotinamide-nucleotide amidohydrolase family protein, protein MSHACIPKGLVRAAARALKAAMQKGLTIVTAESCTAGLIAASLSTAEGAGKTLHGSFVTYTKAHKTRALGIPAKLLAREGSVTRRVAADMLRGALRHSPADIAVAVTGVLGPEPDEDGNPVGLVFIGCQRRGARPKILKKRYGKRDADQLRRKTVCDALALLEDMMGFRPSQRRGEPRP, encoded by the coding sequence GTGAGTCACGCCTGTATTCCAAAGGGTTTGGTACGGGCGGCAGCGCGTGCGCTCAAGGCGGCGATGCAAAAGGGTCTCACCATCGTGACGGCGGAGTCCTGCACGGCGGGCTTGATTGCTGCGTCGCTCTCGACGGCGGAAGGGGCCGGCAAGACACTGCATGGCAGCTTTGTGACCTACACGAAGGCCCATAAGACGCGCGCGCTTGGCATTCCGGCGAAACTGCTCGCCAGGGAAGGTAGCGTAACGCGCCGCGTGGCGGCGGATATGTTGCGTGGCGCGCTGCGGCACTCTCCGGCCGATATAGCGGTCGCCGTGACGGGCGTGTTGGGTCCCGAACCGGACGAAGACGGCAATCCCGTCGGGCTCGTCTTCATCGGCTGTCAAAGGCGCGGGGCGCGCCCGAAAATATTGAAGAAGCGATACGGCAAGCGCGACGCCGACCAGCTCCGCCGCAAGACGGTCTGCGATGCCTTGGCATTGCTCGAAGATATGATGGGATTCAGGCCGTCTCAGCGGCGTGGCGAACCGCGACCGTAG
- a CDS encoding quinoprotein dehydrogenase-associated putative ABC transporter substrate-binding protein, with protein sequence MHLKLAALVLLCVPAVAQGAALRVCSDPNNLPFSNRAGQGFENRIAELVARDLHMTVAYTWAAQHETFVKRTLNKHACDVVMGVPVGYDEVDQTRPYYASTYVFVARRGGARVASLTDPRLRRLKIGVHLIGDDPAPPEAALGQEGIVNNVSGFMIYGDYAKPNPPARLIEAVESGQVDVAAVWGPLGGYFAKVSPVPLSVTPVTGTEGFAPLRFRFAIAMGVRKGDSALRNRLDGVIAREHGVIRNILTSYGVPLWR encoded by the coding sequence GTGCACCTTAAGCTTGCGGCGCTGGTTCTGTTGTGCGTGCCTGCGGTGGCACAAGGCGCGGCGCTGCGCGTGTGCTCCGATCCGAACAACCTGCCCTTTTCCAACCGCGCGGGTCAGGGGTTCGAGAACAGGATCGCCGAGTTGGTCGCGCGCGACCTTCACATGACGGTCGCTTATACCTGGGCGGCGCAGCACGAGACCTTCGTCAAACGCACGCTGAACAAGCATGCCTGCGACGTGGTGATGGGCGTGCCGGTGGGCTACGACGAAGTAGACCAGACGCGTCCCTACTATGCCTCGACTTATGTCTTCGTGGCGCGACGGGGCGGTGCGCGCGTCGCCTCGCTGACCGATCCCCGCCTGCGCCGCCTGAAGATCGGCGTCCACCTGATCGGCGACGATCCGGCACCGCCAGAGGCCGCGCTGGGGCAGGAGGGCATTGTCAATAACGTTTCGGGCTTCATGATCTATGGCGACTATGCCAAGCCCAATCCGCCCGCGCGCCTGATCGAGGCGGTGGAAAGTGGCCAAGTGGATGTCGCAGCGGTGTGGGGACCCTTAGGCGGCTATTTCGCCAAAGTGTCGCCCGTGCCCCTAAGCGTGACGCCAGTCACAGGCACGGAGGGCTTCGCGCCGCTGCGCTTCCGTTTCGCCATCGCCATGGGCGTGCGCAAGGGTGACAGCGCACTGCGCAACCGTCTCGACGGCGTGATCGCACGCGAGCACGGCGTCATCCGGAACATTCTGACCTCCTATGGCGTCCCTCTGTGGAGATGA
- a CDS encoding c-type cytochrome, with product MDKLRWITLGIAVVVIAVIAVALYRIVMPGSQDAARQQDLANGYNGAVPAGALLRVPVTGIYPGGNAAGLNPNMQNPLANDPDAVQRGMKDFDAFNCSGCHAANAGGGMGPSLSDDIWIYRSSPGNIYLTIAQGRQAGMPAFGAMLPDRTIWELVAYIKSISEKPSGKFGTTTSIAPQSPNVEQVPQGRAVTATPWSDTEPLPPNGQQPGSQGR from the coding sequence ATGGATAAGCTTCGCTGGATCACGCTCGGCATCGCGGTGGTGGTGATCGCGGTGATCGCTGTCGCGCTTTATCGCATCGTGATGCCCGGTTCGCAGGATGCGGCGCGGCAGCAGGACCTCGCGAACGGATACAACGGCGCGGTGCCGGCAGGTGCGCTGCTGCGCGTGCCGGTGACCGGCATCTATCCCGGCGGCAATGCGGCGGGGCTCAATCCCAATATGCAGAACCCGCTGGCCAACGATCCCGATGCGGTGCAGCGCGGCATGAAGGATTTCGACGCCTTCAACTGCTCGGGCTGCCATGCGGCGAATGCCGGCGGCGGCATGGGCCCATCGCTCAGCGACGATATCTGGATCTACCGCTCGTCGCCCGGGAATATTTATCTCACTATCGCGCAAGGCCGTCAGGCGGGCATGCCCGCCTTCGGCGCCATGCTGCCGGACCGCACGATCTGGGAGCTCGTGGCCTACATCAAGAGCATCTCGGAGAAGCCGAGCGGCAAATTCGGCACCACGACCTCGATCGCACCGCAATCGCCGAATGTCGAGCAGGTCCCGCAGGGCCGCGCCGTCACCGCCACGCCGTGGAGCGATACCGAACCCTTGCCGCCGAACGGGCAGCAACCCGGTAGCCAAGGCCGATGA
- a CDS encoding DUF763 domain-containing protein, with protein MARRAGSADLPLHGGRVPPWLAERMSRLGAVISEAIVQHYGRDELLRRLAHPFWFQSFGAVMGMDWHSSGITTSVIGALKRGLAPLSSELGIHVCGGRGSHSRKTPGELTAIGERVGFDGGALATASRLVAKVDSAAVQDGFDLYLHGFIVTDDGHWVVVQQGMNGGAKQARRYHWLSEGLSSFVEEPHAAIDGQDQGIIVNLTDRRAEASRRTQIEILQALGPDGIARELAALAPEPVPVHQPMLPHLVMPAHHDVRSSDVHVRRLHGNLAAAAERGPKDFAELLLVPGVGARTVEALALVAEVVHGAPYRFSDPGRFSYAHGGKDRHPFPVPLKVYDQTLKVMKTAVENARLGRQEMLDALKRLDNQSRQLERQVKTGDFESLIATERQRSPAYGGRSVFGWEPAPQDTQPVPQRAQQRSSDP; from the coding sequence ATGGCCCGCCGCGCCGGAAGCGCCGACCTGCCGCTGCATGGCGGTCGCGTGCCGCCCTGGCTCGCCGAACGCATGAGCAGGCTTGGCGCCGTCATCAGCGAAGCCATCGTGCAGCACTATGGCCGCGACGAGCTGCTGCGGCGTCTGGCACATCCTTTCTGGTTCCAGTCGTTCGGCGCCGTCATGGGCATGGACTGGCATTCCTCCGGCATCACCACCAGCGTGATCGGTGCGCTGAAGCGCGGGCTGGCGCCGCTGTCGAGCGAGTTGGGCATTCACGTCTGCGGCGGGCGCGGCAGCCATTCGCGCAAGACGCCGGGCGAACTGACCGCGATCGGCGAACGGGTAGGATTCGACGGCGGCGCGCTGGCGACCGCGAGCCGGCTGGTCGCCAAAGTCGACAGCGCCGCGGTACAGGACGGCTTCGACCTCTACCTCCACGGCTTCATCGTCACCGATGACGGTCATTGGGTCGTGGTGCAGCAGGGTATGAACGGCGGGGCCAAACAGGCACGGCGCTATCACTGGCTCTCGGAGGGACTGAGCAGCTTCGTCGAGGAGCCGCATGCGGCGATTGACGGCCAGGACCAGGGCATCATCGTCAATCTCACCGATCGCAGGGCCGAGGCGTCACGCCGGACGCAGATCGAAATCCTGCAGGCACTGGGGCCTGACGGGATCGCGCGCGAACTCGCAGCGCTGGCGCCGGAACCCGTGCCCGTCCACCAGCCGATGCTGCCGCATCTCGTCATGCCGGCGCATCACGATGTCCGGTCCAGCGATGTCCATGTCCGCCGGCTGCACGGCAATCTCGCGGCGGCGGCGGAACGCGGCCCGAAGGATTTCGCCGAGTTGCTCCTGGTGCCGGGCGTCGGCGCCCGCACGGTGGAGGCGCTTGCTTTGGTCGCGGAGGTCGTGCACGGCGCGCCATACCGCTTTTCCGACCCCGGCCGGTTCTCCTATGCCCATGGCGGCAAGGACCGGCATCCGTTTCCCGTGCCGCTGAAGGTTTACGACCAGACGCTTAAGGTGATGAAGACCGCGGTCGAAAACGCCAGGCTCGGACGCCAGGAGATGCTCGACGCGCTCAAGCGCCTCGACAACCAGTCCAGGCAGCTTGAGCGGCAGGTGAAGACGGGAGACTTCGAATCGCTGATCGCCACAGAGCGGCAACGCTCGCCTGCTTATGGCGGGCGAAGCGTGTTCGGTTGGGAGCCAGCGCCGCAGGACACACAGCCAGTGCCGCAACGCGCTCAGCAGCGCTCGTCCGATCCCTGA
- a CDS encoding SDR family NAD(P)-dependent oxidoreductase, with product MASRTKFAVVTGASSGIGLELAKCCAHKGFDLLIAADEPEIEDAAMELRSHGIGVETVQADLATIDGVDKLYSAIKGRSVDALLANAGHGLGHAFLDQDFDEARHVVDTNIVGTIYLIHKVGNDMRRQGSGRILITGSIAGFMPGSFQAVYNASKAFLDSFSDALRNELKDTGVTVTCLMPGATETNFFERAGLMDTKIGQSEKMGAAEVAQQGFEAMMDGKDGVITGWKNKLEVAESRVLPASRLAEAHRKQTEPGSANN from the coding sequence ATGGCGAGCAGAACGAAATTTGCTGTAGTAACGGGCGCGTCTAGCGGCATCGGCCTCGAACTGGCCAAGTGCTGCGCGCACAAGGGCTTCGATCTCTTGATCGCAGCCGACGAGCCGGAGATCGAAGATGCCGCCATGGAACTGCGCAGCCATGGTATCGGCGTCGAGACCGTGCAGGCCGATCTGGCGACCATCGACGGCGTGGACAAGCTTTACAGTGCGATCAAGGGGCGGTCGGTTGACGCCTTGCTCGCCAATGCGGGTCATGGCCTTGGCCATGCCTTTCTCGACCAGGACTTCGACGAAGCTCGCCACGTCGTCGATACCAATATCGTCGGCACGATTTATCTCATTCACAAGGTCGGCAACGACATGCGTCGGCAAGGCTCGGGCCGGATCCTGATTACCGGCTCGATCGCCGGCTTCATGCCCGGCAGCTTCCAGGCAGTCTACAATGCCTCGAAAGCGTTCCTGGATTCGTTCTCCGACGCCCTGCGCAACGAGCTGAAGGACACGGGCGTCACCGTTACCTGTCTCATGCCCGGCGCCACCGAGACGAACTTCTTCGAGCGCGCCGGCCTGATGGACACCAAGATCGGCCAGTCGGAAAAGATGGGCGCGGCGGAGGTTGCCCAGCAGGGCTTCGAGGCCATGATGGACGGCAAGGACGGCGTCATCACCGGCTGGAAGAACAAGCTGGAAGTCGCGGAAAGCCGTGTCCTGCCCGCGAGTCGGCTCGCCGAAGCCCATCGCAAGCAGACCGAACCGGGCTCGGCCAACAACTAG
- a CDS encoding TonB-dependent receptor: protein MVTAAAPLPGSGIDVDKVAGSVETLSVPDLIRDRAQDVLPNAVATQLSSVALNDEQGSQFQPDLVYRGFEASPISGVAEGIAVYQDGTRLNESFGDNVNWDLVPEFAVDRFTLQSNNPVFGLNTMGGAVTLEMKTGLTFDGTDAEISGGSFGNIGGHAEYGGRFGDFGVYLGVGGLQDNGFRYRSPTTLEQAYGDIAYQSGGLVLHLSFSGASNMIAAVGPTPVEMLASDPRAVFTFPQSMHNEMELVQFRGTYQANDTLTLSFNSYYRHFHQNLIDGNTTDVDICGNDATELCLEGNYEFPDDALYDTSGNPVPASALPAGATPGETDFTHTDARTFGIAVQLSWTAPILGHGNTFVLGGSLDQGQTDYAAYGELGSLLDDLAVVGSGVVIDQALSPTASPPIEAPVSVGARNTYGGLYAIDVFDITPALAWTLSGRLNTADVKLTDRLGGGLDGDHGFSRINPGTGLAYKVSDALTAYGGYSQSNRAPTAGELSCADPAAPCLLDAFLVSDPPLKQVVSHTYEFGLRGRFQVDALPGVISWNAGAYRTDADNDILLLATDINGFGFFQNAGTTRHQGIDAHLGYRDARWRFDANYSHLEATFRNAQTLSSNSPSADANGLIYVSPGDRIPLNPANRLTLSADYAATPAWSVGADLRLQSGEYLVGDESNQEPKLPGFATVDLRTAYALGSHFMLFADVQNLFDRRYYTYGAFTELDGLPPSFNLSNPRTYSPAPGRLFFAGLRAALD from the coding sequence GTGGTCACCGCCGCGGCGCCCCTGCCGGGCAGCGGCATCGACGTGGACAAGGTGGCTGGATCGGTCGAGACCTTGTCCGTACCCGACCTGATTCGCGACCGCGCGCAGGACGTCCTGCCCAACGCCGTCGCCACCCAACTCTCCAGCGTCGCGCTCAACGACGAGCAGGGCAGTCAGTTCCAGCCCGACCTCGTCTATCGCGGCTTCGAGGCTTCGCCGATCTCGGGCGTGGCCGAAGGCATCGCGGTCTATCAGGACGGCACGCGCCTCAACGAATCCTTCGGCGACAATGTGAACTGGGACCTGGTCCCGGAATTCGCCGTCGATCGCTTCACGCTTCAGAGCAACAACCCGGTGTTCGGGCTGAACACGATGGGTGGCGCGGTGACGCTGGAGATGAAGACCGGCCTGACGTTCGACGGGACCGACGCCGAGATTTCCGGCGGCTCCTTCGGCAACATTGGCGGCCATGCGGAATACGGCGGACGTTTCGGCGACTTCGGCGTCTATCTCGGCGTCGGCGGTTTGCAGGATAATGGCTTCCGCTATCGCTCGCCCACCACGCTCGAACAGGCCTATGGAGACATCGCCTATCAGTCCGGCGGGTTGGTCCTGCATCTGTCTTTTTCCGGTGCGTCCAATATGATCGCGGCCGTCGGCCCGACACCGGTGGAGATGCTGGCCTCCGACCCGCGAGCGGTATTCACCTTCCCGCAATCGATGCACAACGAGATGGAGCTGGTGCAATTTCGCGGCACATATCAAGCAAACGACACGCTTACTTTGAGCTTCAACAGCTATTACCGGCACTTCCACCAGAACCTGATCGACGGCAACACCACCGATGTCGACATTTGCGGCAACGACGCGACCGAGCTTTGCCTCGAAGGCAATTATGAATTCCCCGACGATGCGCTGTACGATACCAGCGGGAATCCAGTGCCGGCCAGCGCCCTGCCGGCCGGCGCGACACCCGGCGAAACCGATTTCACCCACACCGACGCCAGAACGTTCGGCATCGCCGTACAGCTTTCCTGGACCGCACCGATCCTGGGTCATGGCAACACGTTTGTGCTCGGCGGCTCGCTCGACCAGGGCCAGACCGACTATGCGGCCTATGGCGAACTCGGAAGCCTGCTCGACGATCTCGCCGTCGTGGGCTCCGGCGTCGTCATCGATCAGGCGCTGAGCCCCACCGCATCGCCGCCCATCGAGGCGCCTGTCAGCGTCGGCGCCCGCAACACCTATGGCGGCCTCTATGCGATCGACGTGTTCGACATCACGCCGGCCTTGGCCTGGACCCTGAGCGGCCGGCTCAACACCGCCGATGTCAAATTGACCGACCGGCTCGGCGGCGGCCTCGACGGCGACCACGGCTTTTCCCGCATCAATCCCGGCACCGGACTGGCTTACAAGGTTTCGGACGCGCTGACCGCCTATGGCGGCTATTCGCAGTCCAACCGTGCGCCGACCGCGGGCGAACTGTCCTGTGCCGATCCGGCGGCACCATGCCTGCTCGATGCGTTTCTGGTGTCCGATCCGCCGCTCAAGCAGGTGGTCTCGCACACCTATGAGTTCGGCTTGCGCGGCCGTTTCCAAGTCGATGCGCTGCCTGGCGTCATCTCTTGGAACGCCGGTGCCTACCGCACCGACGCCGACAACGACATCCTGCTGCTCGCCACCGACATCAACGGTTTCGGGTTCTTTCAGAATGCCGGCACGACCCGCCACCAGGGCATCGACGCGCATCTTGGCTATCGCGACGCGCGCTGGCGATTCGACGCCAACTATTCCCATCTGGAGGCGACGTTCCGCAATGCGCAGACATTGTCGTCCAACAGCCCGTCCGCTGATGCCAACGGCCTGATTTACGTTTCGCCGGGCGACCGCATTCCGCTCAACCCCGCCAACCGGTTGACGCTGTCCGCAGACTATGCCGCGACGCCGGCTTGGAGTGTGGGCGCCGATCTGCGCCTGCAAAGCGGCGAATATCTCGTGGGCGACGAATCCAACCAAGAGCCCAAGCTGCCGGGTTTCGCTACTGTCGATCTGCGAACTGCCTACGCTCTCGGATCGCATTTCATGCTGTTCGCGGACGTGCAGAACCTGTTCGACCGGCGCTATTACACCTATGGCGCCTTCACCGAACTCGACGGCCTGCCGCCGAGCTTCAACCTGTCCAACCCGCGAACCTACAGTCCCGCGCCGGGCCGCCTCTTCTTCGCAGGGTTGCGCGCGGCGCTAGACTGA
- a CDS encoding inorganic diphosphatase, which yields MPISHYSAAFAASDSQPKWQKTVPAISRAMSGKRGKFPRGRAIRPVAAGTSGSVPRWENNPRSPGLGMLLTKLPAFDKETKCWHAVIETPKGSRHKYDFEPKLGCFELKKTLPEGMSFPLDFGFIPDTRAGDGDPVDVLVILDHPGEMGALVKVRLIGAIKAEQKEKGDEWERNDRLIAVMGHSRTLAEIRSLDDLHPKQLDELKDFFEQYNKLEGKKFRHLGNCDAKEAETLVRKGMKKAKAQ from the coding sequence ATGCCAATCTCCCATTATTCAGCCGCTTTTGCCGCTTCGGATTCACAACCAAAATGGCAAAAAACGGTTCCGGCGATTTCGCGCGCCATGTCGGGAAAACGAGGCAAATTCCCTCGCGGTCGCGCCATTCGACCTGTTGCCGCTGGAACCTCGGGTTCCGTTCCGCGTTGGGAAAACAACCCACGTTCCCCCGGCCTCGGCATGCTCCTGACCAAACTTCCGGCCTTCGACAAAGAGACAAAGTGCTGGCATGCGGTGATCGAAACGCCGAAAGGCAGCCGGCACAAATACGATTTCGAGCCGAAGCTCGGCTGTTTCGAGCTCAAGAAGACACTGCCCGAGGGAATGAGTTTTCCGCTGGACTTCGGCTTTATTCCGGATACCCGGGCCGGCGACGGCGATCCCGTCGATGTCCTGGTCATCCTCGATCACCCCGGCGAGATGGGCGCCCTCGTGAAGGTCCGGCTGATCGGCGCGATCAAGGCGGAGCAGAAGGAAAAGGGCGACGAGTGGGAGCGCAACGACCGCCTCATCGCCGTCATGGGCCATAGCCGGACGCTAGCCGAGATACGGTCGCTCGACGACCTGCATCCCAAACAGCTCGACGAGTTGAAAGACTTCTTCGAGCAATACAACAAGCTCGAAGGGAAGAAATTCCGGCATCTCGGCAACTGCGACGCCAAGGAGGCCGAGACGCTGGTTCGAAAGGGCATGAAGAAAGCGAAGGCGCAATAG
- a CDS encoding DUF6496 domain-containing protein gives MARKYSKSSGKEVENEMHRYKKGSAKSGKGGKGGMVKSRKQAIAIALSKARKKGKKAPKKATGRKGGRKKKS, from the coding sequence ATGGCCCGGAAATACTCGAAAAGCTCCGGCAAGGAGGTCGAGAATGAGATGCACCGGTACAAGAAGGGCAGCGCGAAGAGCGGCAAGGGCGGTAAAGGCGGCATGGTGAAGAGCCGCAAGCAGGCGATCGCGATCGCGCTCTCGAAGGCCCGCAAGAAAGGCAAGAAGGCTCCGAAGAAGGCGACCGGCCGCAAGGGCGGACGCAAGAAAAAGAGCTGA
- a CDS encoding DUF1345 domain-containing protein codes for MTETFTHHWHHHAKFYASLAIGVVAFAVSLYLQVRMPVAIAADAFFLSFIIGFAVTVPWMSPEKLQARAQVEDEGAAIVSLIIFAVIAYCCDAIFMTLNAKPSPGAGWTALSLAGAPLGWLVIQLNETLHYSNLFYAKPGRGQKRQPPLEFPGTEEPGVAEFLYFSFVVGMTAQTSDVEVRSASMRNAVTLHGFVSFLFNTVLIALAVNAAVSH; via the coding sequence ATGACCGAGACGTTCACCCATCACTGGCATCATCATGCGAAATTCTATGCCTCGCTCGCGATCGGCGTGGTTGCGTTTGCGGTTTCGCTATACCTGCAAGTGCGCATGCCGGTGGCGATCGCGGCGGACGCGTTCTTCCTGTCGTTCATCATCGGCTTCGCCGTCACGGTGCCGTGGATGAGTCCGGAAAAGCTGCAAGCGCGGGCGCAGGTCGAAGACGAGGGCGCGGCTATCGTCTCGCTGATCATCTTCGCCGTCATCGCCTATTGCTGCGACGCGATCTTCATGACGCTGAACGCCAAGCCGTCGCCCGGCGCGGGCTGGACCGCCCTGTCGCTGGCCGGCGCACCGCTGGGCTGGCTGGTGATCCAGCTCAACGAGACGCTGCACTATTCCAACCTGTTCTACGCCAAGCCCGGACGCGGGCAAAAGCGGCAGCCGCCACTCGAATTCCCCGGAACGGAAGAGCCGGGCGTCGCCGAGTTCCTCTATTTCTCGTTCGTCGTTGGGATGACGGCGCAGACCTCGGATGTGGAGGTGCGAAGCGCGTCCATGCGCAATGCGGTCACGCTGCACGGCTTCGTGTCGTTTCTGTTCAACACCGTTCTGATCGCGCTGGCGGTGAACGCCGCCGTGTCGCACTGA
- a CDS encoding zinc-dependent alcohol dehydrogenase, producing MRALVWHGRNDVRLDTVPDPTIEDPRDAIVKVTSTAICGSDLHLYDGYIPAMEKGDVLGHEFMGEVVEVGAGNKKLKPGDRVVVPFNICCGECFFCKKGQWSCCERTNRDADKATQMFGHNTAGLFGYSHLTGHYPGGQAEYVRVPFADVCPTKVPNGLTDEQVLFLTDIFPTGWQGADFAGIEDGDTVAVWGCGPVGQFVIRSAQMLGAGHVVAIDRIPERLAMAAVAGAETINFEKEDVYDRLNQITKGRGPDRCIDAVGMEAHGSGSWDAVADRALALTGLGTDRIHALRDCLRNVRAGGTVSISGVYGGFLNMVPLGGAFQKGVTIKMGQCNVLNYIDKLMRLIEDGKIDPSFVITHRCTLDDGPKMYDTFKGKKDGCIKVVMHPHG from the coding sequence ATGCGCGCGCTTGTCTGGCATGGCCGAAACGATGTTCGCCTCGACACAGTTCCCGATCCGACTATCGAAGATCCACGTGACGCCATCGTGAAAGTCACCTCGACCGCGATCTGCGGTTCCGATCTTCATCTCTACGACGGCTATATTCCCGCCATGGAGAAAGGCGATGTCCTCGGCCATGAGTTCATGGGCGAGGTCGTCGAGGTCGGCGCCGGCAACAAGAAGCTCAAGCCGGGCGACCGCGTCGTGGTTCCGTTCAACATCTGCTGCGGCGAATGCTTCTTCTGCAAGAAAGGCCAGTGGTCGTGTTGCGAGCGCACGAACCGGGATGCCGACAAGGCCACCCAGATGTTCGGCCACAATACGGCGGGCCTTTTCGGCTATTCGCATCTGACCGGGCACTATCCCGGCGGCCAGGCGGAATATGTGCGCGTCCCCTTTGCCGATGTCTGCCCGACCAAGGTGCCGAACGGCCTCACCGATGAGCAAGTTCTCTTTCTCACCGACATCTTTCCGACCGGCTGGCAGGGCGCGGATTTCGCCGGCATCGAAGACGGCGACACGGTCGCCGTGTGGGGTTGCGGACCGGTCGGCCAGTTCGTCATCCGCTCGGCACAGATGCTGGGCGCCGGACATGTCGTTGCCATCGACCGCATCCCGGAACGGCTCGCGATGGCTGCGGTCGCCGGTGCCGAGACGATCAATTTCGAAAAGGAGGATGTCTACGACCGCCTCAATCAGATCACGAAAGGCCGCGGACCCGACCGCTGCATCGACGCCGTCGGCATGGAAGCGCACGGAAGTGGAAGCTGGGACGCGGTTGCCGATCGCGCCCTGGCGCTGACCGGGCTTGGCACCGATCGCATCCATGCCTTGCGCGACTGTCTTCGCAACGTGCGCGCCGGCGGCACCGTCTCGATCTCCGGGGTCTATGGCGGGTTTCTCAACATGGTGCCGCTCGGTGGCGCCTTCCAAAAGGGCGTGACGATCAAGATGGGCCAGTGCAACGTCCTCAACTACATCGACAAGCTGATGCGCCTGATCGAGGACGGGAAGATCGACCCATCCTTTGTGATCACACATCGCTGCACGTTGGATGACGGCCCCAAGATGTACGATACCTTCAAAGGCAAGAAGGACGGATGCATCAAGGTGGTTATGCATCCACATGGCTGA